The genome window CGGCTCGCAAAAAGTGACCGCCAGTTCCACGGTTCCGACGGCGCCCGGCATCGTCGTCACCAAGATCGTCGCGACGCCTGGGCAGAATGCCTTTCTCCAGATTGCAACGCAGAATACACAAACGCTGAGCCTTCCGGGCGCGAGCATCATCACGGCCAACGGGACGTCGAATCCGATCGTGTGGGTCGTCGATGCCGGTGTTCAGCGGTTGGACGGTTTGTCGACCGGCAATTTCAACAAGGGGGCGCCGACGCTGTATGCCTACGATGCGCTCACGATGCAGCCGCTGTGGAGCAGCGCGTATCAGCAGCTCGACATGGGCGGAAAATACAACACGATCGCCGTCGCTCACGGCGTGGCTTTCGTCGGCACCGATCGCATTCAGGCCTTTGGTCTGACGACGAACACCAGCGTCGACGACTCTGTCATTGGCACGGGGAACAATCAATTCCAATACGTCGGAGCATGGTCGCACACGACCCCCGGCACGTCCACCTCCACCATGGGCACCTTCCAAGGCACCGTCAGCACGGACAGCGTGATGGGGGACGTAGCGACCCTCGATTTCTCGGGCTCGCAGATCAAGGTGTACGCTGATGAAAAGAGCGGCTATGGGAGCGTTGCGATCTCCATCGACGGCGGCGCGGCGACGATGGTCTCGCTAGACAACAGCACGAATTCTCCCAATAGCCAGGGCGAAGGGGACGTGCTTGTTTACACGTCGCCGACCCTTGGCGCGGGAACGCACATGCTCAGTTTCCTAAACACCGCTGATTCCACGATCGCGCTCGACCGCGTGGAAATCACTCCGATCTCAGCGAGATCGGCGTTAGGCGTGTCGCTCACCGAGGGCAACGTCACGGCCATACCGAATCAATTGCTGCAGTATACGATCAACTACGATAGCGCCGGCAGCATCGTCGCCGGCGCCGGCGTTAACGCGGCGGGAGTCGTCCTCACCGAGACGGTGCCGGCCAACACCACCTTCAGCTCGGCCGACAGCACCACCGGGTGGACTTTGACCTCGGGCAGCGGCGGGGCGGGTTCCACCTACACGTTCAATGTGGGCAGTCTGGCCGCGGGAGACGCCGGGTCGGTCGTGTTCGCCGTCACCGTGAATGCTTCCGTCCCGAATGGCACGATTACTTTGACCGACTCGGTAACGATTACCGACGCCGCGTCGGACATGGCCAGGGGCAACCGCGTCACGCCGTTGGTCGTCCCCGTGATCCCTTACAAAGTGGTCTTCGGTCAGCAGCCGACGGACGCACGAGGTGGAGTGGCGATCAGCCCGGCCGTGACGATCATCGTGCAGGACCAACTTGGCAACACGTTCAACGGCACTAGCTCCACGGTCACGTTGACGCTCAGCGGCGGAACATTTTCCGGCGGCTCCAACACGGCTACCGCTCAAACCTCAAATGGGGTGGCAACGTTCGGCAACCTTGTGATCAATGCTCAGGGGACCTACTCGCTCACGGCCACCGATGGTAGCTTGATCTCCGCGGTCTCGAGCACCTTTAGCGTCGTTGTCCCCAGCCAGGTGGCGTTCACGCAGCAGCCGACCGACTCGACCGCCGGCATCGCGCTGGGTTCGGTGAACGTCACCGTCGAGGACGTGCTCGGCAACCCCGTCACCGGCGACACGTCGATGGTCACGTTGGCACTCAGTGGCGGAACGTTTGTCGGTGGCGGCAATTCGACGATCGTGCAGGCGATTTCGGGCGTGGCGACGTTCAACAATCTGGTCATCGATACGAGTGGAACGTATTCGTTGTCCGCGACCGACGGGACGCTGGCCGGCGCGACGTCCAATTCGTTCATGGTCGTTGCGGCCGCGGCCTCGCATCTAGCATTTGGCCAGCAACCGTCGAGCGCCACGATTGGCATTCCCATAAATCCCGTGACCGTAACGGTGCTGGATCAGTTCGGAAATATGATTGCGGGAGACACTTCGACGGTGACGCTGACGCTTTCGAGCGGCATCTTTTCCACCGGCAGCAATAAGGTCGCGGCGCAGGCTTCGGCCGGCACCGCCACGTTCAACAATCTCACGATCAAGTCCGCCGGCAATTACACACTGGCGGCCACCGACGGCAGCTTGAGCAGGGCGACCTCCGTCGCGTTCGCCGTCGCCAGCTTAGTGACCACGATCGACGATTCCACCGCTGGCAGCAACGTAAACCAAGTCGATCGAATCGGCGCCGGCTGGCAGTTGATCACCAACTCTGCGATCGTCGGCGCCTACAACCATACCATCACCAGCTCGCGCATCGCCAACGACAGCGCTACGGTCTTGTTCACCGGCGACCAGATCGATTTTTATGCGGGCAAATTGAACACCGGCGGCATCGCCGCCATCTCGATCGACGGGCGCGCCGAATCGATGATCGATCTCTACGCGAACGACGCCACCGGTTTCTCGGCATTGGTTTATACGAGCCCGCTGCTGACGCCCGGCACTCATTCCTTGACGGTCCGCGTGACCGGCACGAAAGACGCCAAAAGCCTGAACACGTACGTATCCGTCGACCGCTTCGATGTTTTTCGGGCGACGCCGACGATCACTTGGCCCAATCCGGACGACATCGTATTTGGCACTCCCCTCGATGAGACGCAACTCGATGCTGCTGCGAACGTCGACGGCACGTTTTACTATTCGCCGGCCGCAGGCGCTGTGCTCAGCGCTGGCCAAGGGCAAACGCTCAACGTCACGTTCGTTCCCAAGGATCTCGCCGACTATGTCCCGACGACCGCGTCGGTCGTGATCAATGTCGCCAAGACCGATCCGGTGATTACCTGGCCCGAACCGCCCGGCCTGATTCACGGGCAGCCGCTCACCTCGACCCAACTCGACGCGACCGCGAACGTCCCGGGCACGTTCGTTTACAGCCCTGGCGTCGGGGCCCTCTTGCCGACCCAGCCGGACAATTCTCTCAGCGTCACGTTCACGCCGACGGACGCCATCGACTACAACGTGGCGACCCAGGGCAATGTGATCGACATTTTCACGGCGACGCCGACCATTTCGTGGCCCACTCCGGCCGACATGTCCTACGGCACGCCTCTCGATTCCACGCAACTCGACGCGACGGCGAAGTTCAACGGCCAGCCTGTCGCCGGCACGTTCACCTATACGCCGCCGCCGGGGACCGTCTTGGGCGCCGGTACGAATCAAACGCTGCGCGTCCATTTTACGCCGACGGACACCACCGATTTCGTCGGCGCAAGCGCCTCGGTGACGATCAATGTAACGGCGTTAATGGTCACGAACGCCAATGACAGCGGCGCGGGCTCATTGCGGCAGGCGCTGCTCGATGCCGGAAATTCTCCCGGCACGACGCATACTATTTATTTTCAACTGCCGACCGGCCCGCAGATGATCGATCCGGCCACGCCCTTGCCAGTGGTTTCGGACCCGATCATCGCCGTGCTCGACGCGACGCAGAACGTCACGGTCAATTCCCCTGCGTCCGGCGGGACGAACAGCTTCCCCGCGCTCACCAAATCCGGGGCCGGTTTGCTTGCACTGTCGGGGGCGAACAGTCTCAACGGGAATATGCACGTCGGAAATGGCCGCTTGCGGCTCGCGGCATCAACGCCGACTGGCCTGGCTTTGGGAATCGCCGTCAACGTCGACGGTACGGCGACTTTGGAACTTGCCGGCAGCGCTACGAATCTCGCGGGAGGCAGCCACCCGGTCAATATCTCGAATAGCAGCAGCGCCGCGGCCGGCGTCGAAATCTCGGGAACGCATCAGGTCGTCGGCAACATTACGGGCGCCGGAAGCACGACGATCGACGCGGGGAGCAATCTCACCGCCAATAGCATCGTTCAGGGCGCTCTGGTGATCGGCGGCAGCGCCGGCAGCCCTGCGAAGCTCACGATCGCCCCGTCCGATTCGTCCGGCAATCCGCTGGTAGTCGACGCCTCGTTCGCACAGTCGCAGTCGGCTCTCGCCGCGCCCTTGGTCGTAGCATCGTCGACCGCCGACGCGGCTTCAAGCTTCACAACCACGATTGCTGCAACGAGTGACATCGCCGTCGTCGAAACTCCGCCGAGCGCAGGCCGTGCGACTCTGCCGCAAAATCACACCGCATCGAGAAATCCCCAAATCTTCGATCTCAGAATGTTTTCCCTAGGTCTCGTCCAAAGCCAAGTGATTTGGAGCGAACGGAAGGCCGTATTGGACTCATCCGCAAGCAGCCTAAAGATCGCAGACTCGCAGCCGGCCGCGACAACCGCTACGAGCGATTCCGGCGGAAATCCATCGCGGCTGGACGGGGACCCGCGTCGGGCCGCGCTCGATGCTGCCGCAGTCGACGCCGTCTTCTCGACTGTGTCAACGCCGGCGATCAACGACGGGCTGGCGGGCCTGCTTGCAGAAGACATTTCTGATTATCGCGGCGAGTCAGTTTCGCTCGATTCTGGCGGCGATCTTGCGGCGTCTCCGGAGCCCATACACAACCTACTCGCGAGTGCCGAGCGAGTTGCGCACGGCGGATAATATCGAGTTAGGCGATAGCTTGAGAAATCATCAGCCGCGCAAGATTTCCACCGGCTTGAAATCGCCCCCCAGCACTTGCTTGCTCGACACGCCGAGCCATTGGTCGAGGACGGCGGCGTAGACCTGGCGGAAATCCGTGTGGTGCTTGAGCTTGTCCATGTAAAGATCGCTGAGGCTCGGATGCGCGCCGACGACGCCCGAGCGCACCCGGCCGCCGATCAGGAACATCGGAGCGGCCGAGCCGTGGTCGGTCCCTTGGCTTTGGTTCTCCTTGGCCCGGCGGCCGAATTCCGAGAACGTCATCATCATGATCCGATCGCGATGTCCGCGGGCCGACATGTCTTTGAAGAATGCGGCCGCGGCGTCGGACAATTCGCGGAGCAGGTTGGCGTGCACGGCCAATTGGTTGGCGTGCGTGTCGAATCCGTTGAGGGTGACATAGAAGATCCGCGCGCCGAAGTCGGCCTCGATCAATTGCGCGACGAGTTTCAATCGATCGGACAGTCCGCTGGCCGGATAGGGGACCTTGGGCTGATAGTTCTTGGCCAGCTCGCGGAGCCGCTGGCTATTGGCATAGGTGTTCACGGCCGTGTGGCGGACAAAGTCCAAGAGCGCGGGTTGGCCGGTTCCTTCGCCGGCGGCGGACTTGCGGCTGGCGTCGCGTTCGATGAGTTGACGTTGCTGGTCGTGATCGGCGCCGCTGGCAGCGAGCGTTTGCAATTGGAACTCTTGCAGGTTGGTGATCGAAGGCACTTTCGCGGGCGCGCCGGCGAGCGTCAGCCAACTTTGTTCGTTCGGCGCCGCGACGTGGAACGCCGGGCTGGCCGGCATTTGCACGAGCGCCTTGCCGAGCCAACCCTCCGTAAGGTTCTCGGCGAGGCTGGCGGCCTGCCATATATCCATCGAGCGGAAATGCGACTCGTTGGGATTTGGATAGCCGACTCCCTGGACGACGCACAGCGCATGATCTTCGAGCAACTCCGCGAGTCCGCCGAGCGACGGATGAAGGCCGAGCGAGTCGTTGATTTTCTTGAGGTCGTTGGTCGGCAGCCGCAGGTCCTTGCGGAGTTTGTCGTATCCGTCGTCGGAGAACGGAACGACGGTATTCAGACCATCGTTGCCGCCGGTGAGTTGGACGACGACGAGCACGGTTTCCTTCGTCCCCGGTTTGCCGGTTGATCCGGCGGCTAACGCCGTCCGGCTCAAGAATAATGGAGCGGTTTGTCCCCAGGCGACGACGCCGGCGCCGGCCAAAGTCGCTTTGACGAATTCACGGCGGGATTGCATGGCGGTCTCCTTTGCGGCGGGGCTCGGGATTAGGGGTTCGGGACTCGGAAAGACCCTGCGGGCAGGGTGCCATGCTCACGGCTCGGCGTGGGCATGGACGGTGTTGGCACATGGCCACTCAGAGCAGTGGCCATGGCACCCGCCTTGCGCGTTTCCGAATCCCGAGCCCCTAGCCCCGAATCCCTTCTTTAGTTCAACTGAAACTCCGCTTGCGTCAGCAGCAGGTGGCAGACGGCGCGGATGCGGTGTTCTTCCTGGTCTTGGTCCGTCCAATAATCAGGATACGGTTGTTTGCGGGCGTTTGCCAGATAATCCAACAGGCTCGATCGGGCATCAGCGGCCAGATCGTTTTGCAAAAACAACTGCACGAAGAAATCGACAATCTGCTCGTCGGTCTTCTTGCCGTATTTGCGGACAACCGTAACGGGATCGATCTGTACCCGTGTAAAGCGATTGTCTTGAGTAGACGTGAGCGCAAGCGCCAAATTGTGCCGCAAGAGCAACGTGGTCGAGTTGATCCAGGTCGTGCCGCCGAGCCAGCCCTTCACCGACGGTGGCGAAAACAGCCGCTGCCCCAAGCCTTCCAGCGCCACCGCCAGCGGTGCCGCGCCGACGTGCCCTTCCAGCCCATGCACGATGCCGACCGCGAAATCGACGGGCGACTTGACCTGCGTGCGGTAGGCGTGCGGCGAGAAGAATAGATTCGACCGGAGCAACGTCTCAACCAGGCCACGAAGATCGTAATCGCTCTCGCGAAACCGGCCGGCCAATGGTTTGAGCAGCTCGCGCGTCGGCTCGATCGTGTCGCTGATGAAGAAGCGAAAGAGCTTGCCGGCGATGAAGTAGGGCGCGGCCTCTTGTTCGAGACAGATTCGCACAATGTCTTCGCCGCCCCAATTCCCCTGCTGGCCGAGAAACGTCTTTTCGCCGTTGTCGTGCTGACCGCCGTTGAGATGGAACTTGCCATCTGCGATTTGCCAGCCGGTGAACGCGCGAGCCCCTTCGCGCACGTCCTGCTCGGTATAGTTGCCGATCCCCAGACTGAAGAGTTCCATCAGCTCGCGGGAATAGTTCTCGTTCGGCGTTCCCTTCTTGCTCAGGCTGGTGTCGAGCCAGACCATCATGGCCGGGTCCTTTGAAATCTCTTCGAGCATTGTGCGAAAGCTACCCAGCGCATTGCGGCGCAGCAGCTCGTTCTGGCCGAGCATGAAGCGGAGATTGCGGACTTTGGCGTTGCTGGTGGCGAAGTGATTGTGCCAGAACAGCGTAAGCCGCACTTGGAGCGGAAACGGGCTTTGCAGGATGCGGTAGAGCCACCAGGCCCGCAGCTCTTCCTCGCTATTCAGGTCGAGCGAGCCGGCCATATCGGCAACTTGCCGGTTGAAGGCTTCGATCCCGGCGCCGCCGCTCAAGAGCGCGGCGATCGTCTTCTCGGGACCGGCGGCGACGGCGTCATCAAGCTGGCGAACGTTCGCGCCAAACGCGGCGCGGCGATAGAGATGACCCGCCTTTTTCAGATCCCATGGATTCTCGTCATCGGGGCGGTATGGCTGCCAGGCCCAGGAGAGATCGATCGACATAGTTTTGATCCGCATATCAGCAGGAGGACCAAGGAGGCAAGCGGCAAGCTAATTCCTTATTTGTCGGTCTTCCTTCTTTCTTGGAAACTCGTGCAATCGCAATCAGGGGCTAATCCGGAGGTCGAATTGATATTGATCGGGAGTATACCGGTTCGTCGTTTCGACGCGTCCGAGATGATCGAGAAGCTGGAGGAACAGCGAAACTTCCTTCTCGGCCTCCTCGGGGCTGTTGCCTTGTTCGAGCATATTCTGTGTGATGAGCTGCTTCTTTGCCGCGCCGAGATAGTTCGACACGCCGCTGAAACTGAGCCGGCTTTGCAAGATCGTGCCGTCCGCCGTCGATGCCGATTGCGACACCGTCTGCTCGCGCGAGTTAGCTTCCTTTTCGAGTTCATCCACCAACTGCCGAGCCAGCTCGACCGTCGAACTCAATACGTACTGATTCCCCACGCGCACGCGGCTGGGGCTGAAGTTGAACAGAATCCCGTCGCCGAGCGCCTTGTTGCCGTCATTCTCGACGAAGCGATAGCCGATGATCTTCGATTTCGACTCGCCATGCTCTTCGATGAATTGCGACATCGGGGCTTTCAAGCCGGCGAGGAATGCCAGGCCCCGCAAGGGACCGTCGACTGCCTTGGCGAATGCGTCGGGATCGCGCATTTGCAGTACCAGGGCGAAGGCCGGTTGTCTGTCCTCCGGCTTGATCGAATAGCCCTTTTCCTCTTGTTGGGCAACGACGAACCGTTGCCGCGCGCCGGCGTATTCTAGAAACTGGCTGAACTGTGTGCCGTAGAGGATCAGCTTCGAGTTTTTGTCGAACTCTTCGATTCGTTTCAATTGATCCTTCGGCAGCAACACGGCTCGCTGCTTCCAGAACGATGCTACGTCGAGATAGTAGCTCGCACTGTAGAGCGTTCCGGCCGGCGCCAATAGCGGCTGCGCGCCGGGCTGCCGGTCCGGTGGAACATGGCCGCGCACCAGATCATGCATGCCGGCACTACCGCCGGGCAGACGAAGGCTGAGCGTCGCCGTGCCATGGTCCTCGCGCACCGCGGCGACGAGGAACGGCGAGCGCCGCAATGAATCGATCAGCCCGCCAAACGCAACGTGAATCGGGAAGAAATTAGCCGGCAACGTGAAGAGCGGCTGGAGTTCTGGATTCTTGTGTGCGGTTTCGAGGTCCATCCACGTCCAAGCCAGCGCGTCCGTCGGCACATATGCCCGAGCATCGACAAGCGTTTTCTTTTTGAGCAGGCTCTCCTTCGACGGATCGAGATATAGATCGATGGCCGAGTGCAGCCGCTCGCGAACGTTGCTCAAGGCAATTGCCGAGCCGAGCAGAGCCACATGCAGGTCTTCGCCGCGGTGCAGCACTTCAATGCCGCGATACGTTTCGGTCAAGTAGGCATCGTGGATGCCTTGCCGCGCCAGTTCTTGCTCGACGATGCCAACGGCCTTGCGAAAAAACTTCTCCGTTAGCTTCGGATCGCGCCCCTGGATGATCACTAAGGTCGGTGCTGGCGGATTCTTTTCGATCTTGAAGGCCGCGACGATGCCATCGCCGGCCAGCTCGTCGAGCAGATTGGCCCAGTCGTTGCCCAATTCGCGCTCGAAATGGCCGACCAGTTGGCGGAATAGATGGTAGTTCGTCGATTCGAAATAGTCGCGGTAGCCGCGAAAGCCTTCCAGTTCGGGCCGGCTAGCCAGCTTCACCGCGAAATCGGCAATAGCCCGCGGACGCTCGATCTTGACGACGAAATTCGCCGATGGCGGCACCAGCCGAAGTGGATCGGAGGGTTCGGCCGCGACGGCGGCCAGCGACGAGAGGCAAGCGATTGCGGCCAGCACGGCAGCGCCGCGCCAATATCGCTTCGAGCCGGCACATGATCCCGTCACGGCTGTGCTCCCTGTTAAACGAAAAGCCACGATGGAACGATCGCAAGGCCATTCGGCGTGGCCGGCATTCAACCACGGCTAGAACCATATACCCGCTGCCGCCTCGCCCGGTTTCACGCGAACGAGTCTGACCATTTGCGCTCGACGCCTATCCCTCGGCAAAAGTCCTGCGAATGACGAAGCGGCCGGCGGTTAGGAAATCTTGCCCTGCGCCTTGTCCGAAATGTCCTTGCGGCACCAAGCGCCTTCCCAGCGGATTTGCTTGACCGCGGTGTATGCGGAAAGCTTGGCGGCGGGAATCGTCGAGCCCAACGCGGTGACCGCGAGCACTCGGCCGCCGTTGGTGACCACCTTGCCGTCCGTTCGCGTCGTGCCCGCGTGAAACACCTTCACATCCGGCACCTTGGCGGCTTCGTCCAAGCCGCGGAT of Pirellulales bacterium contains these proteins:
- a CDS encoding DUF1501 domain-containing protein, which encodes MQSRREFVKATLAGAGVVAWGQTAPLFLSRTALAAGSTGKPGTKETVLVVVQLTGGNDGLNTVVPFSDDGYDKLRKDLRLPTNDLKKINDSLGLHPSLGGLAELLEDHALCVVQGVGYPNPNESHFRSMDIWQAASLAENLTEGWLGKALVQMPASPAFHVAAPNEQSWLTLAGAPAKVPSITNLQEFQLQTLAASGADHDQQRQLIERDASRKSAAGEGTGQPALLDFVRHTAVNTYANSQRLRELAKNYQPKVPYPASGLSDRLKLVAQLIEADFGARIFYVTLNGFDTHANQLAVHANLLRELSDAAAAFFKDMSARGHRDRIMMMTFSEFGRRAKENQSQGTDHGSAAPMFLIGGRVRSGVVGAHPSLSDLYMDKLKHHTDFRQVYAAVLDQWLGVSSKQVLGGDFKPVEILRG
- a CDS encoding DUF1800 domain-containing protein, whose amino-acid sequence is MRIKTMSIDLSWAWQPYRPDDENPWDLKKAGHLYRRAAFGANVRQLDDAVAAGPEKTIAALLSGGAGIEAFNRQVADMAGSLDLNSEEELRAWWLYRILQSPFPLQVRLTLFWHNHFATSNAKVRNLRFMLGQNELLRRNALGSFRTMLEEISKDPAMMVWLDTSLSKKGTPNENYSRELMELFSLGIGNYTEQDVREGARAFTGWQIADGKFHLNGGQHDNGEKTFLGQQGNWGGEDIVRICLEQEAAPYFIAGKLFRFFISDTIEPTRELLKPLAGRFRESDYDLRGLVETLLRSNLFFSPHAYRTQVKSPVDFAVGIVHGLEGHVGAAPLAVALEGLGQRLFSPPSVKGWLGGTTWINSTTLLLRHNLALALTSTQDNRFTRVQIDPVTVVRKYGKKTDEQIVDFFVQLFLQNDLAADARSSLLDYLANARKQPYPDYWTDQDQEEHRIRAVCHLLLTQAEFQLN